The Micromonospora krabiensis genome window below encodes:
- a CDS encoding glycosyltransferase family 4 protein, translated as MRIAIVTESFPPDVNGVAHSVVRTAEHLVARGHQPVVIAPSPPGAAGQATDAFPYPVVRIPSVPLPRYQGFRLGVPTTNRLAGELLGRAPDVVHLASPFILGGRAATLAARHGLPTVAVYQTDVASYARAYRVGWGEAAAWRRLREIHNSAGRTLAPSTRAAADLIANGVQRIWLWGRGVDADRFQPAKRSASLRARLAPNGELLVGYVGRLAPEKRVDLLAAASRLPGVRVVVAGDGPARRQLARALPQVTFLGVQHGEDLARLYASLDVFVHTGPHETFGQTVQEALASGVPVVAPAAGGPLDLVDSGVNGLLVPPEDAEALAAAVAELAADESRRVAYGRAARAAVQRRSWAAVGDELIGHYEAVRAGVTVVGLPAAS; from the coding sequence ATGCGGATCGCCATCGTGACCGAGTCGTTCCCGCCGGACGTGAACGGCGTCGCGCACTCCGTCGTCCGGACGGCCGAACACCTGGTCGCCCGTGGTCACCAGCCGGTGGTCATCGCGCCGTCGCCGCCCGGTGCGGCCGGGCAGGCCACCGACGCGTTCCCCTATCCGGTGGTGCGGATCCCCAGCGTGCCGCTGCCCCGCTACCAGGGCTTCCGGCTGGGGGTGCCGACCACCAACCGGCTGGCCGGCGAGTTGCTGGGCCGCGCACCGGACGTGGTGCACCTGGCCAGTCCGTTCATCCTCGGCGGCCGCGCCGCCACCCTCGCCGCGCGGCACGGCCTGCCCACCGTGGCGGTCTACCAGACCGACGTGGCGTCGTACGCCCGCGCGTACCGGGTCGGTTGGGGTGAGGCGGCCGCCTGGCGGCGACTTCGTGAGATCCACAACTCGGCGGGGCGGACGCTCGCGCCGTCCACCCGAGCCGCCGCGGACCTGATCGCCAACGGGGTGCAGCGGATCTGGCTGTGGGGTCGGGGCGTGGACGCGGACCGGTTCCAGCCGGCGAAGCGGTCCGCGTCGCTGCGGGCCCGCCTCGCCCCGAACGGCGAGCTGCTGGTCGGCTACGTCGGCCGGCTGGCGCCGGAGAAGCGGGTCGACCTGCTGGCCGCGGCGTCCCGGCTGCCCGGCGTGCGGGTGGTGGTGGCCGGTGACGGCCCGGCCCGCCGGCAGCTGGCGCGGGCCCTGCCCCAGGTCACCTTCCTGGGGGTGCAGCACGGTGAGGACCTGGCCCGGCTCTACGCCAGCCTGGACGTCTTCGTGCACACCGGCCCGCACGAGACCTTCGGCCAGACCGTGCAGGAGGCGCTGGCCAGCGGCGTGCCGGTCGTGGCGCCCGCCGCGGGCGGCCCCCTGGACCTGGTGGACTCCGGCGTGAACGGGCTGCTCGTGCCGCCGGAGGACGCGGAGGCGCTCGCCGCCGCGGTGGCCGAGCTGGCGGCGGACGAGTCGCGGCGCGTCGCGTACGGGCGGGCGGCCCGGGCCGCGGTGCAGCGGCGGAGCTGGGCCGCGGTCGGTGACGAGCTGATCGGGCACTACGAGGCGGTGCGCGCCGGCGTCACCGTCGTCGGCCTGCCGGCCGCCTCATGA
- a CDS encoding MBL fold metallo-hydrolase: MRLTVLGCAGSFPGPESPCSAYLVEADGFRLLVDFGPGSLSSLQRYAGLHAPDAILLSHLHCDHILDAVSYVVVRRYAPDGPYPVLPVYAPSGAPDRLSAAYGDGALDDVYQFYGLQPGTFPIGPFTVTVDRVNHPIETYGVRLEHEGRALCYSSDTAPCDALLRLAQDADVFLCEASYLDGVENPPDLHLTGREAGEAATKAGVGRLLLTHLVPAWGSEAHTVESAAASYAGPIEVVRPGASYEV; the protein is encoded by the coding sequence ATGCGACTGACCGTCCTCGGCTGCGCGGGCAGTTTCCCCGGCCCGGAGTCCCCCTGCTCGGCCTATCTCGTGGAGGCCGACGGCTTCCGGCTGCTGGTCGACTTCGGGCCTGGCTCGCTGTCCAGCCTCCAGCGCTACGCGGGCCTGCACGCCCCCGACGCGATCCTCCTCAGCCACCTGCACTGCGACCACATCCTGGACGCCGTGTCGTACGTGGTGGTCCGCCGCTACGCCCCGGACGGCCCCTACCCGGTCCTGCCGGTCTACGCCCCGTCGGGCGCGCCGGACCGCTTGTCGGCGGCCTACGGCGACGGCGCGTTGGACGACGTCTACCAGTTCTACGGCCTGCAGCCCGGCACCTTCCCCATCGGCCCGTTCACGGTCACCGTCGACCGGGTCAACCACCCCATCGAGACGTACGGTGTGCGGCTGGAGCACGAGGGCCGGGCCCTCTGCTACTCCTCCGACACCGCGCCCTGCGACGCGCTGCTACGCCTGGCGCAGGACGCCGACGTGTTCCTGTGCGAGGCGAGCTACCTCGACGGTGTGGAGAACCCGCCGGACCTGCACCTCACCGGCCGGGAGGCGGGCGAGGCGGCGACGAAGGCGGGAGTGGGCCGGCTGCTGCTCACCCACCTCGTGCCCGCCTGGGGCAGCGAGGCGCACACCGTCGAGTCGGCGGCCGCCTCGTACGCCGGCCCGATCGAGGTGGTCCGGCCCGGCGCGAGCTACGAGGTCTGA
- a CDS encoding PLP-dependent cysteine synthase family protein, with protein sequence MARYDSLLDACGGTPLVGLPRLSPTVPDGAPPVRLWAKLEDRNPTGSIKDRAALFMVRAAEEAGRLRAGDTILEPTSGNTGISLAMVAKLRGYRLVCVMPENVSTERVQLLRMYGAEIIFSPAAGGSNQAVATAKQIAAEHPDWVMLYQYGNEANARAHYETTGPELLHDLPTITHFVAGLGTTGTLMGTGRYLREKVDGIQVVAAEPRYGELVYGLRNIDEGYVPELYDAAVLSRRFSVGTRDAVLRTRQLVEVEGIFAGFSTGAILHAALAVAHEAVRDGRRADVAFVVADGGWKYLSTGAYGGTLADAEEALDGQLWA encoded by the coding sequence GTGGCGCGGTACGACAGCCTGCTGGACGCCTGCGGCGGCACGCCCCTGGTGGGTCTGCCGCGGCTCTCGCCGACGGTGCCCGACGGGGCGCCGCCGGTGCGGCTGTGGGCGAAGCTGGAGGACCGGAACCCGACCGGCAGCATCAAGGACCGGGCGGCCCTGTTCATGGTTCGGGCGGCGGAGGAGGCGGGCCGGCTCCGCGCCGGCGACACCATCCTCGAACCGACCAGCGGCAACACCGGCATCTCGCTGGCGATGGTGGCGAAGCTGCGGGGCTACCGGCTGGTCTGCGTGATGCCGGAGAACGTGTCGACCGAGCGGGTCCAGCTCCTCCGGATGTACGGCGCGGAGATCATCTTCTCGCCGGCCGCCGGCGGGTCGAACCAGGCGGTCGCCACCGCCAAGCAGATCGCCGCGGAGCACCCCGACTGGGTGATGCTCTACCAGTACGGCAACGAGGCCAACGCCCGGGCGCACTACGAGACGACCGGGCCGGAGCTGCTGCACGACCTGCCCACGATCACGCACTTCGTGGCCGGCCTGGGCACCACGGGCACGCTGATGGGCACGGGTCGCTACCTGCGGGAGAAGGTCGACGGCATCCAGGTCGTCGCCGCGGAGCCGCGCTACGGCGAGCTGGTCTACGGGCTGCGCAACATCGACGAGGGCTACGTGCCGGAGCTGTACGACGCGGCGGTGCTGTCCCGGCGGTTCTCGGTGGGCACCCGCGACGCCGTCCTGCGTACGCGACAACTGGTCGAGGTGGAGGGGATCTTCGCGGGTTTCTCCACCGGCGCCATCCTGCACGCCGCGCTGGCGGTGGCGCACGAGGCGGTGCGGGACGGTCGCCGGGCCGACGTGGCGTTCGTCGTCGCCGACGGCGGCTGGAAGTACCTCTCCACCGGGGCGTACGGCGGAACGCTGGCCGACGCCGAGGAGGCACTGGACGGGCAGCTCTGGGCGTGA
- a CDS encoding MoaD family protein: MAIEVRIPTILRSYTGGAKVVEGSGDTLGDLLTDLDSRHGGLRGRLVTDAGTLHRFVNVYVNDEDVRFLGALDAKLSDGDSVTILPAVAGGAFGFAAAAALGQQGAGTAPGQHGAAAVAIGHRAAPVTVR; the protein is encoded by the coding sequence ATGGCCATCGAGGTTCGCATCCCCACCATCCTGCGCAGCTACACGGGCGGCGCGAAGGTCGTCGAAGGCAGTGGCGACACCCTGGGCGACCTGCTCACCGACCTGGACTCCCGGCACGGCGGCCTGCGGGGCCGGCTGGTGACCGACGCGGGCACGCTGCACCGCTTCGTCAACGTCTACGTCAACGACGAGGACGTCCGGTTCCTCGGCGCGCTGGACGCCAAGCTCAGCGACGGCGACAGCGTCACCATCCTCCCGGCAGTCGCCGGCGGCGCGTTCGGCTTCGCGGCGGCAGCCGCGCTGGGCCAGCAGGGCGCCGGGACGGCGCCGGGCCAGCACGGCGCGGCGGCGGTCGCGATCGGTCACCGCGCCGCGCCCGTCACCGTTCGCTGA
- a CDS encoding Mov34/MPN/PAD-1 family protein codes for MLSIDRSIVDAIVAHARRDHPDEACGVVAGPVGSDTPTRHIPMDNAARSMTFYEFDSMEQLRVWREMDDRDEEPVVIYHSHTATEAYPSRTDISFAGEPGAHYLLVSTREPDTEEIRSFRIVDGVVTEEPVRIVEAAVDPDAVQSYMFGQSPTTVDYECSGR; via the coding sequence GTGCTGAGCATCGACCGGTCGATCGTTGACGCGATCGTCGCCCACGCGCGCCGGGACCACCCGGACGAGGCGTGCGGCGTGGTGGCCGGCCCGGTCGGCAGCGACACCCCGACCCGGCACATCCCGATGGACAACGCCGCCCGCTCCATGACGTTCTACGAGTTCGACTCGATGGAGCAGCTGCGGGTGTGGCGCGAGATGGACGACCGGGACGAGGAGCCCGTCGTCATCTACCATTCGCACACCGCCACCGAGGCCTACCCGTCGCGCACCGACATCTCCTTCGCCGGTGAGCCGGGCGCGCACTATCTGCTCGTCTCCACTCGGGAGCCCGACACCGAGGAGATCCGGTCCTTCCGGATCGTGGACGGTGTGGTGACCGAGGAGCCGGTGCGGATCGTGGAGGCGGCGGTGGACCCGGACGCCGTCCAGTCCTACATGTTCGGGCAGAGCCCGACGACCGTCGACTACGAGTGTTCCGGCCGCTGA
- a CDS encoding DUF2017 domain-containing protein, translating into MFRRQAGRYIATFAVDEARVLRKVAGEVVGLLTDGFDHSDPVVGRLFPDAYPDDSASTAEFRRYTEGDLKTAKIDQAGAILAALPDESGGEVRLDAEAAEAWLRALNDARLAMGVRLEIKDGTDLGEELDDAVAEDPTSSRVFQLSVYAYLGYLQESLLNALIDEA; encoded by the coding sequence ATGTTCCGCCGCCAGGCCGGCCGTTACATCGCCACCTTCGCCGTCGACGAGGCGCGGGTGCTGCGCAAGGTCGCCGGTGAGGTGGTCGGTCTGCTGACCGACGGCTTCGACCACAGCGACCCGGTGGTCGGCCGCCTCTTCCCCGACGCCTACCCGGACGACTCGGCGAGCACCGCCGAGTTCCGCCGCTACACCGAGGGTGACCTCAAGACCGCCAAGATCGACCAGGCCGGGGCGATCCTCGCCGCACTGCCCGACGAGTCCGGCGGCGAGGTGCGGCTGGACGCGGAGGCCGCCGAGGCGTGGCTGCGCGCGTTGAACGACGCCCGCCTGGCGATGGGCGTCCGGCTGGAGATCAAGGACGGCACCGACCTCGGTGAGGAGCTGGACGACGCGGTCGCGGAGGACCCGACCTCCAGCCGGGTGTTCCAACTGTCGGTCTACGCGTATCTCGGCTATCTCCAGGAGTCCCTGCTCAACGCGCTGATCGACGAGGCGTGA
- the clpS gene encoding ATP-dependent Clp protease adapter ClpS, with translation MAAPQVAPVETPATEEVPVSDRQWVTIVWDDPVNLMTYVTWVFQKLFGYSREKAEKLMLDVHHKGRAVVSTGARERMEHDASQLHAYGLWATVDRS, from the coding sequence ATGGCGGCTCCGCAGGTTGCACCGGTCGAGACGCCGGCCACCGAAGAGGTGCCGGTCTCGGACCGGCAATGGGTGACGATCGTGTGGGACGACCCGGTCAACCTGATGACGTACGTGACCTGGGTCTTCCAGAAGCTCTTCGGCTACAGCCGGGAGAAGGCCGAGAAGCTGATGCTGGACGTGCACCACAAGGGCCGCGCCGTCGTCTCCACCGGCGCCCGGGAGCGGATGGAGCACGACGCGTCGCAGCTGCACGCCTACGGGCTCTGGGCTACGGTGGACCGCTCGTGA
- a CDS encoding P-loop NTPase family protein produces the protein MQPGQLPSVDMPGDQPGPSDMPRCAPLPTRLGVSDPGPDESLGVLTVGPADAGRRAVLATLLDLDPALLGVPDGSWLVLRHATTPSRAAYVPGYRQPHAYGADRGAAGPALARPPRRVELGLPEPLLRHFALVDTPDTGALGVAGARVLIEAAGRAGCLLFVIAADQTFTAAELTLLAELAQTSVSVCFAVTPGTTGWAGPDSAARTEDAGASVPPSGAGSPSPGPTVDPITVTVQAHRAALLAAVPALAEARWFAPHRVDDAADLRRALVGWAVDEGLRRASSDPPVLPGEHGRVPVVADPGDWSELLDRLTRSCAQRIRQHLALELANIHLRVVQEIVFGVGCAGLPQLLDREMEALSLLATAQCDQAVRGIIEEASSRVVGSPLPEGVYRRVSHAMRWGLAEEGSGRELDRVLLVTSTAGVAGLTGDGAVDAVAGYPGTARTEVLPPVAVALSGGCWQHWRSPGNNDPNGARAWAQRALREVELELSREISRRFEVIRLSLGVVLSDAVDHGILLA, from the coding sequence ATGCAACCGGGTCAGCTCCCCTCCGTCGACATGCCCGGCGACCAGCCGGGGCCGAGCGACATGCCCCGTTGCGCGCCCCTGCCCACCCGGCTCGGGGTGAGCGACCCGGGGCCGGACGAGTCGCTCGGCGTGCTCACCGTCGGGCCTGCCGACGCCGGTCGCCGCGCCGTGCTCGCCACCCTGCTCGACCTCGACCCCGCCCTCCTCGGTGTGCCCGACGGCAGTTGGCTGGTGCTCCGCCACGCGACGACGCCCAGCCGGGCGGCCTACGTGCCGGGCTACCGCCAGCCGCACGCCTACGGCGCGGACCGCGGTGCCGCCGGCCCCGCCCTGGCCCGCCCGCCGCGCCGGGTCGAGCTGGGTCTGCCCGAGCCGCTGCTGCGGCACTTCGCCCTGGTCGACACCCCCGACACCGGCGCGCTCGGCGTGGCCGGCGCCCGCGTGCTGATCGAGGCGGCCGGCCGCGCCGGATGCCTGCTCTTCGTGATCGCCGCCGACCAGACGTTCACGGCCGCGGAGCTCACCCTGCTCGCCGAACTCGCCCAGACCTCGGTCTCGGTCTGCTTCGCGGTCACACCGGGCACGACCGGCTGGGCGGGGCCGGACAGCGCGGCGCGTACGGAGGACGCGGGGGCGTCCGTCCCGCCGTCCGGGGCCGGGTCCCCCTCACCCGGTCCCACGGTCGACCCGATCACCGTGACGGTCCAGGCGCACCGCGCCGCCCTGCTCGCCGCGGTCCCCGCGCTCGCGGAGGCGCGCTGGTTCGCGCCGCACCGCGTCGACGACGCGGCCGACCTCCGCCGCGCCCTGGTCGGTTGGGCCGTCGACGAGGGCCTGCGGCGGGCCAGCTCCGACCCGCCGGTCCTGCCCGGGGAGCACGGCCGGGTGCCCGTGGTCGCCGACCCGGGCGACTGGTCCGAGCTGCTCGACCGGTTGACCCGCTCCTGCGCCCAGCGGATCCGTCAGCACCTCGCGCTGGAGCTGGCCAACATCCACCTCCGCGTGGTTCAGGAGATCGTCTTCGGGGTGGGCTGCGCCGGGCTGCCCCAGCTGCTCGACCGTGAGATGGAGGCCCTGTCGCTGCTGGCCACCGCCCAGTGTGACCAGGCCGTCCGGGGCATCATCGAGGAGGCCTCGTCCCGTGTCGTGGGGTCGCCGCTGCCCGAAGGGGTCTACCGGCGGGTCTCCCACGCGATGCGCTGGGGGCTGGCCGAGGAGGGTTCCGGCCGGGAGCTCGACCGGGTGCTCCTCGTCACCAGCACGGCCGGCGTGGCCGGGCTGACCGGTGACGGGGCGGTCGACGCGGTCGCCGGCTACCCGGGCACGGCCCGCACCGAGGTGCTCCCACCGGTCGCCGTCGCCCTCTCCGGCGGCTGCTGGCAGCACTGGCGGAGCCCGGGCAACAACGACCCCAACGGCGCGCGGGCCTGGGCCCAGCGAGCGCTGCGCGAGGTCGAGTTGGAGCTGTCCCGGGAGATCTCACGGCGGTTCGAGGTGATCCGTCTCTCCCTGGGCGTGGTGCTCTCCGATGCGGTCGACCACGGCATCCTGCTCGCCTGA
- a CDS encoding LuxR C-terminal-related transcriptional regulator encodes MSRWKFVGRTDELNRLLSAVTSTAGRGLFFSGNAGIGKSRLLREGVSALPTDRYAIWSIAASATTAALPFGGLVQVLPAEQPQGLSPAGILRWALEVLQQQAAGRRIVLAIDDAHLLDPPSAALVHLVARAENATVIGTFRSGEQIPLPIRALWTDDLVDHAELSPMAPAETAGLLAAILDGPVDAGSADRLGRLSAGNPLLLRELVHAASGSEELTRTYGIWKWTGRLELAPNLTDLIDTRIGQLTPGVRAVVELVAFGEPLGLHLLNQAVDRADVEMAEERGLITVLQHDRRTNVRLAHPLYGEVMRRRCPVSRTRRLQAHLAELLERVGTRRRDDLLRVAVWRLDSGTAQDATLLLGAAVQAFSRYDVPLATRLARAALNAGGGFDAAELLATILMFADRPEEAIEVLDAVSPGTGDGRRLSRWLTVRGMVTYWGLSRESTVEEIAGRATDLTDSADQARVRAFEAIMRLHRLDTATALRLSQGVLDRPAASVAARELARSTIAYLQAAQGQLQRSGTAIAQVHSEAARWRPDMPYLQLALELARGTRLTLAGDLAGIDAIVADEFADLAGAGDFRLGTGYLAILQAYAARLRGQSDVALRTSLGACAVLATSRVYAGLAQAERAQAAALRGDATQAAEAMAEADRTQAPGMAVLYPWLEQARGAVLAAVGDLPGAVKQLTELVDRLRADGFAGHEVHVLHDLVRLDQAAAHVGPTCSDGSRRTVAQRLAELSERVDGNLPPLLARHARAAVSGSPADLLRVADDFAALELHVYAAEAAATALHRLRGERPAAAAEARERLAALLARCDVVRTPALRAGTPVLSEREWQVARLAAEGVTSRAIADRLYLSARTVENHLQRIYAKLGVTGRADLRAALRAIPGHEGGDAG; translated from the coding sequence ATGAGTCGGTGGAAGTTCGTCGGCCGCACGGATGAGCTCAACCGTCTGTTGTCGGCGGTGACCAGCACCGCGGGTCGAGGGCTCTTCTTCAGCGGAAACGCGGGCATCGGCAAGAGTCGGTTGCTGCGCGAGGGCGTCTCGGCGCTGCCGACCGACCGCTACGCGATCTGGTCGATCGCCGCCAGCGCCACCACCGCGGCGCTCCCCTTCGGCGGTCTGGTGCAGGTGCTCCCGGCCGAGCAGCCGCAAGGGCTGTCCCCGGCCGGCATCCTGCGCTGGGCCCTGGAGGTGCTCCAGCAGCAGGCGGCCGGGCGGCGCATCGTCCTCGCGATCGACGACGCGCACCTGCTGGACCCGCCGTCGGCCGCGCTCGTGCACCTCGTGGCCCGGGCCGAGAACGCCACGGTGATCGGCACGTTCCGCAGCGGCGAACAGATCCCGCTGCCGATCCGGGCACTCTGGACCGACGACCTCGTCGACCACGCCGAGCTGAGCCCCATGGCGCCCGCGGAGACCGCCGGGCTGCTCGCCGCCATCCTCGACGGCCCGGTCGACGCCGGCTCCGCCGACCGGTTGGGCCGGCTCTCCGCCGGCAACCCGCTGCTGCTGCGCGAGCTGGTGCACGCCGCCTCCGGCAGCGAGGAGCTGACCCGCACGTACGGGATCTGGAAGTGGACCGGCCGCCTCGAGCTGGCACCCAACCTGACCGACCTGATCGACACCCGCATCGGCCAGCTGACCCCCGGCGTGCGGGCGGTGGTCGAGCTGGTCGCGTTCGGTGAACCGCTCGGCCTGCACCTGCTCAACCAGGCCGTCGACCGGGCCGACGTCGAGATGGCCGAGGAGCGCGGGCTGATCACGGTGCTCCAGCACGACCGGCGGACCAACGTCCGGCTGGCGCACCCCCTCTACGGCGAGGTGATGCGCCGCCGCTGCCCGGTCAGCCGCACCCGCCGACTGCAGGCGCACCTCGCCGAGCTGCTGGAACGGGTCGGCACCCGCCGCCGCGACGACCTGCTCCGGGTTGCCGTGTGGCGGCTCGACTCGGGCACCGCCCAGGACGCGACGCTGCTGCTCGGCGCGGCCGTCCAGGCGTTCAGCCGCTACGACGTGCCGCTGGCGACGCGGCTGGCCCGCGCGGCGCTCAACGCCGGCGGCGGCTTCGACGCGGCGGAGCTGCTGGCGACCATCCTCATGTTCGCCGACCGGCCGGAGGAGGCGATCGAGGTGCTCGACGCCGTCTCCCCCGGCACCGGCGACGGCCGGCGCCTGAGCCGGTGGCTGACCGTACGCGGCATGGTCACCTACTGGGGGCTGAGCCGTGAGTCCACGGTGGAGGAGATCGCCGGGCGGGCCACGGACCTGACCGACTCGGCCGACCAGGCCCGCGTCCGGGCGTTCGAGGCGATCATGCGGCTGCACCGGCTCGACACCGCCACGGCGCTGCGGCTCAGCCAGGGTGTGCTGGACCGCCCCGCGGCCAGCGTCGCCGCTCGCGAGCTGGCCCGCAGCACCATCGCCTACCTCCAGGCGGCGCAGGGGCAGCTGCAGCGCAGCGGCACCGCCATCGCCCAGGTCCACTCCGAGGCGGCCCGGTGGCGGCCCGACATGCCGTACCTCCAACTCGCCCTGGAGCTGGCCCGGGGCACCCGGCTCACCCTCGCCGGCGACCTGGCCGGCATCGACGCGATCGTCGCCGACGAGTTCGCCGACCTGGCCGGCGCCGGGGACTTCCGGCTGGGCACCGGCTACCTGGCGATCCTCCAGGCGTACGCGGCGCGGCTGCGCGGTCAGAGCGACGTCGCGCTGCGCACGAGCCTCGGCGCGTGCGCGGTGCTGGCCACCAGCCGGGTCTACGCCGGCCTGGCGCAGGCGGAACGGGCCCAGGCGGCGGCCCTGCGCGGTGACGCGACGCAGGCCGCCGAGGCGATGGCCGAGGCCGACCGCACCCAGGCCCCCGGCATGGCGGTGCTCTACCCGTGGCTGGAGCAGGCACGCGGGGCGGTGCTCGCCGCGGTCGGCGACCTGCCGGGGGCGGTGAAGCAGCTCACCGAGCTGGTCGACCGGCTGCGCGCGGACGGCTTCGCCGGCCACGAGGTGCACGTCCTGCACGATCTGGTGCGGCTCGACCAGGCGGCCGCGCACGTCGGGCCGACCTGCTCCGACGGCAGCCGCCGCACGGTGGCCCAGCGCCTCGCCGAGCTCTCCGAGCGGGTCGACGGGAACCTGCCCCCGCTGCTGGCCCGGCACGCCCGGGCCGCCGTCTCCGGCTCGCCGGCCGACCTGCTCCGGGTGGCCGACGACTTCGCGGCGCTTGAGCTGCACGTGTACGCCGCCGAGGCGGCCGCGACCGCCCTGCACCGGCTGCGCGGGGAGCGGCCCGCGGCGGCGGCCGAGGCCCGGGAACGGCTCGCCGCGCTGCTCGCCCGATGCGACGTCGTCCGCACGCCGGCCCTGCGCGCCGGAACTCCGGTGCTGTCCGAGCGGGAGTGGCAGGTGGCCCGGCTCGCCGCCGAGGGGGTCACCAGCCGGGCGATCGCGGACCGCCTCTACCTCTCCGCCCGCACTGTGGAGAACCACCTCCAGCGGATCTACGCCAAGCTCGGCGTCACCGGGCGGGCGGATCTGCGGGCCGCGCTGCGGGCGATCCCGGGCCACGAGGGCGGGGACGCCGGGTGA
- a CDS encoding nicotinate phosphoribosyltransferase, which translates to MSTLRPALLTDHYELTMVSAALRDGTADRRCVFEVFSRRLPSGRRYGVVAGTARLIELIRNFRFDEAEVDFLLRRGVVDEPAAAWLRDYRFTGDIDGYAEGELFFPNSPVLTVSGTFAECVVLETLVLSVLNHDSAVAAAAARMVTAARGRTLIEMGSRRAHEGAAVAAARAAYLAGFGFTSNLEAGRRYGIPTAGTAAHAFTLLHDDERTAFASQVATLGKDTTLLVDTYDISQGIRNAIAVAGTDLRAVRIDSGDLAVIAQQSRELLDSLGATETKIIVSGDLDEYAIAALAAEPVDMYGAGTAVVTGSGAPTVGLVYKLVEVDGRPVVKRSEHKATIGGRKIAVRRHKPTGTATEEIIVPQGVPDRQPNDRLLQRSYVVGGEAAELPTLEESREHLRQCLISIPWEGLKLSAGDPAIPVTVVPAA; encoded by the coding sequence GTGAGCACCCTTCGCCCCGCACTGTTGACCGATCACTACGAGCTGACGATGGTCAGCGCGGCCCTGCGTGACGGCACGGCGGACCGCCGATGCGTGTTCGAGGTGTTCAGCCGTCGCCTGCCGAGCGGCCGACGCTACGGGGTCGTCGCCGGCACCGCACGCCTGATCGAGCTGATCCGGAACTTCCGCTTCGACGAGGCCGAGGTGGACTTCCTGCTGCGGCGGGGGGTGGTCGACGAGCCGGCCGCGGCCTGGCTGCGGGACTACCGCTTCACCGGCGACATCGACGGGTACGCCGAGGGTGAGCTCTTCTTCCCCAACTCGCCGGTCCTCACCGTCTCCGGCACCTTCGCCGAGTGCGTGGTGCTGGAGACGCTGGTGCTCTCCGTTCTGAACCACGACAGCGCCGTCGCCGCGGCCGCCGCGCGGATGGTCACCGCCGCCCGCGGGCGCACCCTGATCGAGATGGGCTCGCGCCGCGCCCACGAGGGGGCCGCGGTGGCCGCCGCGCGGGCCGCCTACCTGGCCGGCTTCGGCTTCACCTCCAACCTGGAGGCGGGCCGCCGCTACGGCATCCCCACCGCCGGCACCGCCGCGCACGCGTTCACGCTGCTGCACGACGACGAGCGGACCGCGTTCGCCTCGCAGGTCGCCACGCTGGGCAAGGACACGACACTGCTGGTCGACACGTACGACATCAGCCAGGGCATCCGCAACGCCATCGCGGTGGCCGGCACCGACCTGCGCGCCGTCCGGATCGACTCCGGGGACCTCGCGGTGATCGCCCAGCAGTCCCGGGAGCTGCTCGACTCGCTCGGCGCGACCGAAACGAAGATCATCGTCTCCGGCGACCTGGACGAGTACGCCATCGCCGCCCTCGCCGCCGAGCCGGTCGACATGTACGGCGCCGGCACCGCCGTCGTCACCGGCTCCGGCGCGCCCACCGTCGGCCTCGTCTACAAACTCGTCGAGGTCGACGGCCGGCCGGTGGTGAAGCGCTCCGAGCACAAGGCGACCATCGGCGGGCGCAAGATCGCGGTCCGGCGGCACAAGCCGACCGGCACCGCCACCGAGGAGATCATCGTCCCGCAGGGGGTGCCGGACCGGCAGCCCAACGACCGGCTGCTCCAGCGCTCGTACGTGGTGGGCGGTGAGGCGGCCGAGCTGCCCACGCTGGAGGAGTCGCGGGAACACCTGCGGCAGTGCCTGATCTCCATCCCCTGGGAGGGGTTGAAGCTGTCCGCGGGCGACCCGGCCATCCCGGTCACCGTCGTACCCGCGGCCTGA
- a CDS encoding isochorismatase family protein, with the protein MGSALIIVDVQNDFCEGGSLAVGGGADVAAGITRLLAAEPGRWDHVVATKDYHVDPGGHFADQPNFVDTWPRHCVVGTAGSEFHPDLDTGRVEEIFHKGEHAAAYSGFEGHAADGECLGDWLRRHDVDRVDLVGIATDHCVRATALDAAREGFATTVLLDLTAGVAADTTDLALRSLEGAGVTLHGAPVIRAA; encoded by the coding sequence ATGGGCAGCGCGCTGATCATCGTGGACGTGCAGAACGACTTCTGCGAGGGCGGATCCCTGGCCGTCGGCGGCGGCGCCGACGTGGCCGCCGGCATCACCCGGCTGCTCGCCGCCGAACCGGGCCGGTGGGACCACGTCGTCGCGACCAAGGACTACCACGTCGACCCGGGCGGGCACTTCGCCGACCAGCCGAACTTCGTCGACACCTGGCCCCGGCACTGCGTCGTCGGCACCGCCGGCTCCGAGTTCCACCCCGATCTGGACACCGGACGGGTCGAGGAGATCTTCCACAAGGGCGAGCACGCGGCCGCGTACTCCGGCTTCGAGGGGCACGCCGCCGACGGCGAGTGCCTCGGCGACTGGCTGCGCCGCCACGACGTCGACCGGGTCGACCTGGTCGGGATCGCCACCGACCACTGCGTGCGGGCGACCGCCCTGGACGCCGCGCGGGAGGGCTTCGCCACCACCGTGCTCCTCGACCTGACCGCCGGGGTCGCCGCGGACACCACCGACCTGGCGCTGCGATCCCTGGAGGGCGCCGGGGTCACCCTGCACGGCGCACCTGTGATCAGAGCCGCATGA